Proteins encoded by one window of Lutibacter sp. A64:
- a CDS encoding SusC/RagA family TonB-linked outer membrane protein, producing MIQKVLKLFLVFCLLANASMQAQTVTGTITDATDGVPLPGVNVIIKGTSTGVSSDFDGNYSIDVNSDTAVLQFSFLGYADQEITVNGKRTINVALVQSAETLDEVVVTALGISREKKSLGYSVSEVDGSSVSLAKESNVVNSLSGKVAGVVITQSASGPGGGTRVVIRGNNSITGNNQPLYVVDGVPIDNSGIGSANGSGAGEYSKSDLGTGISDLNSDDIESMSVLKGPNAAALYGSRASNGVILITTKKGSQDKGLGISLSSNISFQNPLFLPEYQNEYGAGKDGAFATDLTELKSNGSWGPKFDGSDQLYYNGETRPYVAQPDNVKDFFETGSSIVNTLAISNSNENSSLRFSYSNTSMDAIVPNSTVDRNNFNLRGFSKITDKFTLDAKVTYFLQDAKNRISQGTEGIMAYVYGINRNIDINDLKTYQNLDEGYGVLSATNSGGNPYWILYEDKNEDKRKRFSGFAKAQYDFSDTFKAFVRVGTDVVSHDTEGYHAVGHHFYSQGTISYGSNERSETNYDFLLMYNDDLNDDFNLALNVGGNALHSTVRSSSISGSDFKIPGKYFIGNTDALKLGVRQSDLIEKKVNSLYGSGSLAYRGMVYLDVTGRNDWSSALSSENRSYFYKSASLSMLLDRMFDFGENSKINLAKLRLSYANVGNDTNPQQIVNLYGVASSGYLGNITVNTPNIKYSESLRPEDVTSSEIGFEIKAFDNRLFADFTYYSISSKDLIFDVPVDPATGFSYFRENVGEVSNKGFEFMIGGTPIMNDDFRWDVSLNLAKNENELVSLIDGQDYFEFSSTNNGVVDVRAQVGEGFGDIYGKTWKTTEDGQLLLTSTGRPQASEERTKLGNYQPDMTGGFSNTFNYKDFSLNFLIDFRIGGEVYSGTDAALDANGVSKKTLQYREGGITVDGVWDNDGVLTQNTTNISAQDYWGAVSGIASEYIIEQTNARLREVSLSYHFPNAMLEKTFIKNASLSLTGRNLFFLYKKSDNFDPEASYSTSNFAQGVLFYNLPTTSSLGLSLNVKF from the coding sequence ATGATACAAAAAGTACTAAAACTGTTTTTAGTTTTTTGTTTACTGGCAAATGCTAGTATGCAAGCCCAAACGGTAACAGGAACTATTACTGACGCTACTGATGGAGTACCATTACCAGGCGTTAATGTAATTATTAAAGGCACGTCTACGGGTGTTTCATCCGATTTTGATGGTAATTATAGTATTGATGTAAATAGTGATACAGCTGTATTACAATTTTCATTTTTAGGTTATGCTGACCAAGAAATTACTGTAAATGGAAAAAGAACAATTAATGTTGCTTTAGTACAAAGTGCAGAGACTCTTGATGAAGTTGTTGTTACGGCATTAGGTATTTCAAGAGAAAAAAAATCTTTAGGTTACTCTGTATCTGAAGTTGATGGATCTTCAGTTTCACTTGCAAAAGAATCTAACGTTGTAAATTCACTTTCAGGTAAAGTAGCAGGGGTTGTTATTACACAATCTGCTTCAGGACCAGGTGGAGGAACAAGGGTTGTAATTAGAGGTAATAACTCAATTACAGGTAATAACCAACCATTATATGTGGTAGATGGTGTGCCAATTGACAACTCAGGTATTGGTTCTGCAAACGGATCCGGTGCAGGAGAGTATAGTAAGTCAGATTTAGGTACTGGTATTTCAGATTTAAACTCAGATGATATAGAGTCTATGTCTGTATTAAAAGGACCTAACGCAGCTGCACTTTATGGATCAAGAGCAAGTAATGGTGTAATTTTAATTACAACAAAAAAAGGAAGTCAAGATAAAGGATTAGGTATTTCATTATCTTCAAATATTTCTTTCCAAAACCCATTGTTTTTACCAGAATATCAAAATGAATATGGAGCTGGTAAAGATGGTGCTTTTGCTACTGATTTAACCGAATTAAAAAGTAATGGTTCTTGGGGGCCAAAATTTGATGGATCCGATCAGTTATATTACAATGGAGAAACTAGACCTTATGTGGCACAGCCAGATAATGTAAAAGATTTTTTCGAAACAGGATCTAGTATTGTTAATACTCTAGCAATTAGTAATAGTAACGAGAATTCTTCATTGCGTTTTTCTTATTCTAATACTTCAATGGATGCGATTGTTCCAAACTCTACTGTTGATAGAAATAACTTTAATTTAAGAGGTTTTAGTAAAATTACCGACAAATTTACGTTAGATGCTAAAGTAACATATTTTTTACAAGATGCTAAAAATCGTATTTCTCAAGGTACTGAAGGTATTATGGCTTATGTATACGGTATAAATAGAAATATTGATATAAACGATTTAAAAACATATCAAAACCTTGATGAAGGTTATGGTGTGCTTTCAGCTACAAATAGTGGAGGTAACCCTTATTGGATTCTTTATGAAGATAAAAACGAGGATAAAAGAAAACGTTTTTCAGGTTTTGCTAAAGCTCAGTATGATTTTTCAGATACCTTTAAGGCATTTGTTAGAGTAGGTACAGATGTAGTTTCACATGATACTGAAGGTTACCATGCTGTTGGGCATCATTTTTACTCACAAGGTACTATAAGTTATGGTTCTAACGAACGTTCTGAAACGAATTACGATTTTTTATTAATGTATAATGACGATCTTAATGACGATTTTAACTTAGCTTTAAATGTAGGTGGAAATGCATTACATTCTACTGTTAGATCTTCTAGTATTTCAGGGTCTGATTTTAAAATTCCTGGAAAATACTTTATAGGAAATACAGATGCTTTAAAATTAGGTGTTCGTCAATCAGATTTAATTGAAAAGAAAGTAAATTCTCTTTACGGTTCTGGTTCTTTAGCATATAGAGGAATGGTATATTTAGATGTAACTGGAAGAAATGACTGGTCTTCAGCACTTTCTAGTGAAAATAGATCTTATTTTTATAAATCTGCTAGTTTAAGTATGTTATTAGACAGAATGTTTGATTTTGGAGAGAATTCTAAAATTAACTTAGCGAAACTGCGTTTAAGTTATGCTAATGTAGGTAACGATACCAACCCTCAGCAAATTGTAAACTTATACGGTGTTGCTTCTAGTGGTTATTTAGGAAATATTACTGTTAATACTCCAAATATTAAATATAGCGAAAGCTTAAGACCTGAAGATGTAACTTCATCTGAAATTGGTTTTGAAATAAAAGCTTTTGACAATAGATTATTTGCAGACTTTACATATTACTCAATTTCATCTAAAGATTTAATTTTTGATGTACCAGTAGATCCTGCAACTGGATTTTCATATTTTAGAGAAAATGTAGGAGAGGTTTCAAATAAAGGTTTTGAATTTATGATAGGAGGTACTCCAATAATGAACGATGATTTTAGATGGGATGTTTCTTTAAACTTAGCTAAAAATGAAAACGAGCTAGTTAGTTTAATTGATGGTCAAGACTATTTTGAATTTAGTTCTACTAACAATGGAGTAGTTGATGTAAGAGCTCAAGTAGGAGAAGGGTTTGGAGATATTTATGGTAAAACTTGGAAAACTACAGAAGATGGACAACTATTATTAACATCAACAGGACGTCCACAAGCAAGTGAAGAGAGAACAAAATTAGGAAATTACCAACCAGATATGACAGGTGGGTTTAGTAATACATTTAATTATAAAGACTTTTCATTAAACTTTTTAATTGATTTTAGAATTGGTGGAGAAGTATATTCAGGTACAGACGCCGCATTAGATGCAAATGGTGTTTCTAAAAAAACATTACAATACAGAGAAGGTGGAATTACTGTTGATGGAGTTTGGGATAATGATGGAGTCTTAACACAAAATACTACTAATATTAGTGCTCAAGATTATTGGGGTGCTGTAAGTGGTATTGCTTCAGAATATATAATTGAACAAACTAATGCACGTTTAAGAGAGGTAAGTTTATCATACCACTTTCCAAACGCTATGTTAGAAAAAACATTTATTAAAAATGCTTCTTTAAGTTTAACAGGAAGAAATTTATTCTTTTTATATAAGAAAAGTGATAATTTTGATCCAGAAGCAAGTTATTCAACAAGTAATTTTGCACAAGGAGTATTGTTCTACAACTTGCCAACAACAAGTAGTTTAGGTTTAAGTTTAAACGTTAAATTTTAA
- a CDS encoding SusD/RagB family nutrient-binding outer membrane lipoprotein codes for MKNIKITIYSVLMFFTFSCTGDFDEINTNNQGFESSDLSAKFFITQPQHTLYAPGRYAYWRAHLIHVDRYAGHFTFGSNVSWWNDGLGYTYNSGYTDAAWDWLAGYFGDIKGFMDLTKTGAEFENEKMYAMGLIMKSLYYQMYTDIFGMLPYSEAGIDGNLTPKYDSQRDIYKGIIADLDEAMAIIGDSERTGSGVDDVDENDVYCGGDLQKWKKLANTLKLRVGMRALGAPGDDFASSTITSALSTPLLDASSGSVLMEKDDIIGQWSAAAYGDVWHNFKGGGSWSVGATLINQLKNTQDPRLPIYASPAVGGEFTFEISDADDQQRLDFLMGALDEAGAVYTATTSGNITTINVEEGQYIGQPTRLNSDIQPMVKIDMYSAPGELITQKMGEGEDVYPEIVLTSAEAYFLQAEAALKGIGSGDPQTLFADGIREAMKIWNISDGDIETYISTQDAANINTGTLDEKLEKIALQRWLVSYTDGFEAWAVVRDTGYPTELSQGVSNSIIYELGTLNGDYPQRMRYGSGAQSNPNYTQAVSEQGEDVQATKLWFAK; via the coding sequence ATGAAAAATATAAAAATAACAATATATAGTGTTTTAATGTTCTTCACATTTTCATGTACTGGAGATTTTGATGAAATAAACACAAACAATCAAGGATTTGAATCTTCAGATTTAAGTGCTAAATTTTTTATAACGCAACCACAACATACTTTATATGCTCCGGGGCGTTATGCATATTGGAGAGCGCATTTAATTCATGTAGATAGATATGCTGGACATTTTACATTTGGAAGTAATGTTTCTTGGTGGAATGATGGATTAGGTTATACTTACAATAGTGGTTATACAGATGCCGCTTGGGATTGGTTAGCTGGTTACTTTGGAGACATTAAAGGATTTATGGATTTAACAAAAACTGGTGCAGAATTTGAAAATGAAAAAATGTATGCAATGGGTTTAATTATGAAATCATTGTATTATCAAATGTATACAGATATTTTTGGAATGTTACCATATAGCGAAGCTGGTATTGATGGTAACTTAACTCCTAAATACGACTCTCAAAGAGATATTTATAAAGGAATTATTGCAGATTTGGATGAAGCAATGGCAATAATTGGAGACTCAGAAAGAACAGGTTCTGGTGTAGATGACGTAGATGAAAATGATGTATATTGTGGAGGAGATTTACAAAAATGGAAAAAATTAGCAAATACATTAAAATTAAGAGTAGGTATGCGCGCATTAGGTGCGCCAGGAGATGATTTTGCTTCAAGTACTATTACTTCAGCTTTAAGTACTCCTCTATTAGATGCTTCTTCAGGAAGTGTACTTATGGAAAAAGACGATATTATTGGTCAATGGAGTGCTGCAGCATATGGAGATGTATGGCATAATTTTAAAGGTGGAGGTTCTTGGTCAGTTGGAGCTACTTTAATAAACCAATTAAAGAATACTCAAGACCCAAGACTTCCAATTTATGCTTCACCAGCAGTTGGAGGAGAATTTACTTTTGAAATATCAGATGCTGATGACCAACAAAGATTAGATTTCTTAATGGGAGCTTTAGATGAAGCAGGAGCTGTTTACACAGCAACTACTTCTGGAAATATTACAACAATTAATGTTGAAGAAGGACAATATATAGGTCAGCCTACAAGATTAAATAGTGATATTCAACCAATGGTTAAAATAGATATGTATAGTGCACCAGGAGAATTAATTACTCAAAAAATGGGAGAAGGTGAAGATGTTTATCCAGAAATTGTTTTGACAAGTGCAGAGGCTTACTTTTTACAAGCAGAAGCAGCATTAAAAGGAATAGGTTCTGGTGATCCTCAAACTTTATTTGCTGATGGAATTAGAGAAGCTATGAAAATTTGGAACATTTCTGATGGTGATATAGAAACCTATATAAGCACTCAAGATGCAGCAAATATTAATACAGGAACTTTAGATGAAAAACTAGAAAAAATAGCTTTACAACGTTGGTTAGTAAGTTATACAGATGGTTTTGAAGCATGGGCTGTAGTTAGAGATACAGGATACCCTACAGAGTTATCTCAAGGGGTTTCAAATTCTATAATTTACGAATTAGGAACTTTAAATGGTGATTATCCACAACGTATGCGTTATGGTAGTGGGGCGCAAAGTAATCCTAATTATACGCAAGCGGTATCTGAACAAGGAGAAGATGTGCAAGCAACTAAATTATGGTTTGCTAAATAA
- a CDS encoding glycoside hydrolase family 97 protein encodes MREIIIIGLFLLLLLSCTNEKKLEITSPDTNIEVTIHVKSGDVTYEVYFKDSVIIKPSNLGYLLENSKPMNGNFFVSDFKISNSNTTWKQVWGKNEVITDNFNQLKIFLQERVEPFRKMNIVFKVYNDGIGFRYELPEQANLKDILIAEELTEFNFSKNYEGWFTPANFDSYEQLFQNAPLNSIKTANTPITFEANNVFISIHEANLTDYADMTLFKNEAIDFSFKSNLVPWPDGIKVKTTTPMVSPWRTLQITDSAEKLVTSNLILNLNEPNKIEDTSWIQPMKYIGVWWGMHLGTSTWTLGERHGATTATTKKYIDFAAEHNISGVLVEGWNTGWENWGKKGAFDFLTPYPDFNLNEIAYYANLKNVQFIGHVETGGDAAYFEDNLDKVLRLYHNIGVKAVKTGYAGAIKTKGQFHHGQYMVNHYRKVVEKAAKYNIMINVHEPIKPTGIRRTFPNMMTREGARGMEWNAWSSGNPPEHYTIIPFTRGLAGPFDYTPGTFDILFKNSKDRIKWNDLDNGTSRVNTTLAKQLSLFVILYSPMQMASDLIENYKNQPAFKFIEDFGVDWEVSKVLNGKIGEYITTVRKDKNSDNWFLGSCTDENKRTLEIELSFLDATKKYIAEIYADSENAHWRTNPQAIEIYSEEVDSNTILNLELAAGGGQAIKFTPIIN; translated from the coding sequence ATGAGGGAAATTATAATTATCGGACTATTTTTATTGTTGTTGTTAAGTTGCACCAATGAAAAAAAATTAGAAATAACTTCACCAGATACTAATATTGAAGTAACAATCCATGTTAAAAGTGGAGATGTAACTTATGAAGTTTACTTTAAAGATTCGGTAATTATTAAACCTTCAAACTTGGGTTACTTATTAGAAAATTCAAAACCAATGAATGGGAATTTTTTTGTAAGTGATTTTAAAATATCAAATTCGAATACCACGTGGAAGCAAGTCTGGGGAAAAAATGAGGTAATTACAGATAATTTTAATCAACTTAAAATTTTTCTTCAAGAAAGAGTAGAGCCTTTTAGAAAAATGAATATTGTTTTTAAAGTGTATAATGATGGTATTGGATTTAGATATGAACTTCCGGAGCAAGCAAATTTAAAAGATATTTTAATTGCTGAAGAATTGACAGAGTTTAACTTTTCTAAAAATTATGAAGGTTGGTTTACACCAGCTAATTTTGATTCGTATGAGCAATTATTTCAAAATGCTCCGTTAAATTCAATTAAAACTGCAAATACACCAATAACTTTTGAAGCAAACAATGTGTTTATTAGTATTCATGAAGCTAATTTAACAGATTATGCAGACATGACATTATTTAAAAATGAAGCTATAGATTTTTCATTTAAAAGTAATTTGGTTCCTTGGCCAGATGGTATAAAAGTAAAGACTACTACACCTATGGTTTCGCCTTGGAGAACTTTGCAAATAACCGACAGCGCAGAAAAATTAGTGACATCTAATTTAATTTTAAATTTAAATGAACCTAATAAAATTGAAGACACCTCTTGGATTCAACCAATGAAATATATTGGTGTTTGGTGGGGAATGCATTTAGGTACTAGTACTTGGACTTTAGGTGAAAGACATGGAGCTACAACTGCTACAACAAAAAAATATATAGATTTTGCAGCCGAACATAATATTTCTGGTGTTTTGGTTGAAGGATGGAATACGGGTTGGGAAAATTGGGGTAAAAAAGGTGCATTCGATTTTTTAACACCTTATCCAGATTTTAATTTAAATGAAATTGCATATTATGCAAACTTAAAAAATGTTCAGTTTATTGGACATGTAGAAACAGGAGGAGATGCGGCTTATTTTGAAGATAATTTAGATAAAGTTTTAAGGTTGTATCATAATATAGGTGTAAAAGCTGTAAAAACAGGATATGCTGGTGCAATAAAAACTAAAGGACAATTTCATCACGGGCAATATATGGTAAATCATTATAGAAAAGTTGTAGAAAAGGCTGCAAAATATAATATTATGATAAATGTACACGAACCAATAAAACCAACTGGAATTAGAAGAACTTTTCCAAATATGATGACACGCGAAGGAGCTCGAGGAATGGAATGGAATGCTTGGAGTTCTGGAAATCCACCTGAACATTATACAATAATTCCTTTTACAAGAGGTTTGGCAGGGCCATTCGATTATACTCCGGGTACATTTGATATTTTATTTAAAAATTCAAAAGACAGAATAAAATGGAATGATTTAGATAATGGTACATCTAGAGTAAATACAACATTAGCTAAACAATTAAGTTTATTTGTTATTTTATATAGCCCAATGCAAATGGCTTCAGATTTAATTGAAAATTATAAAAATCAGCCAGCTTTTAAATTTATTGAAGATTTTGGAGTTGATTGGGAGGTCTCGAAAGTATTAAATGGTAAAATTGGAGAATATATAACCACTGTTAGAAAAGATAAAAATAGTGATAATTGGTTTTTAGGAAGTTGTACTGATGAAAATAAAAGGACCTTAGAAATAGAATTATCCTTTTTAGATGCTACTAAAAAATATATAGCTGAAATTTATGCAGATAGTGAGAATGCACATTGGAGAACAAATCCACAAGCAATTGAAATTTATTCAGAAGAAGTTGACTCTAATACTATCTTAAATTTAGAATTAGCTGCAGGTGGAGGACAAGCAATAAAATTTACACCTATTATAAACTAA